From Melitaea cinxia chromosome 30, ilMelCinx1.1, whole genome shotgun sequence, one genomic window encodes:
- the LOC123668146 gene encoding uncharacterized protein LOC123668146 has translation MEAKGDYAQAFADDVVLVFEGETGLEIERRANAALERVRAWGQSNKLRFAPHKTNAMVVTRKLKYDTPRLHMGGVDIVLSHEIKLLGVVIDHKLTFNAHVANVCRRALAFYHQLARAAKTSWGLHPEVIRTIYRAVVEPVILYAAAVWAPAVDKLGVRKQLNVVQRGFAQKLCRAYRTTSLNSVLLLAGILPLDLRVREAATLYEARRGVPQRVIGDREVERMSSALRSPHPACHVDLEFKCLVDQEQFTAHSEHEVNIFTDGSKIEGKVGAALSVWTGAAEARTLKLALPSYCTVYQAELLAICRAARMAADNLAGSVGIYSDSLSALLTLKNLKALHPLAVEAREHLRRALLRDKHIELFWIKAHAGLEGNERADHLAKEAALKSKRTFDYDSCPVSFIKRSIRMQSLDEWNQRYRAGETAGVTRVFFPDATAAHRIIAKIKVDRFVTQVLTGHGGFSEYLYRFKCKESPSCVCDPECSESVLHVLLDCPTIEYERLRLESRLGAKLTKNTLPKLLENTNTRELFLQFYNIIAKDTLYKE, from the exons ATGGAGGCCAAAGGCGATTACGCGCAGGCCTTCGCGGACGATGTTGTGTTGGTATTTGAGGGTGAGACGGGCCTCGAGATCGAGCGGCGGGCCAATGCCGCCCTCGAACGTGTGAGGGCGTGGGGCCAGTCTAATAAGCTCCGGTTTGCGCCTCACAAGACCAATGCTATGGTTGTGACGCGCAAACTGAAGTATGACACCCCACGTCTCCACATGGGCGGGGTCGACATTGTCCTGTCGCACGAAATCAAGCTGCTGGGGGTCGTCATAGACCACAAATTGACTTTCAACGCCCACGTCGCGAACGTCTGCAGGCGCGCGCTCGCCTTTTACCACCAGCTGGCCCGTGCGGCTAAGACCAGCTGGGGTCTCCATCCCGAAGTTATCCGCACTATTTACAGAGCGGTGGTTGAGCCCGTGATCTTGTATGCGGCTGCCGTTTGGGCGCCGGCCGTGGACAAGCTCGGTGTCCGTAAGCAGCTGAACGTGGTCCAGCGGGGCTTCGCGCAGAAGCTGTGTAGGGCATACCGAACCACCTCCCTGAACTCGGTATTGTTGCTCGCTGGGATACTCCCCCTCGACCTCCGTGTTCGCGAAGCGGCGACTTTATACGAGGCGCGGAGGGGGGTGCCCCAGCGGGTGATAGGGGATCGGGAGGTGGAGCGGATGTCCTCGGCTCTGCGGTCTCCGCATCCCGCCTGTCATGTCGACCTCGAGTTCAAGTGCCTGGTCGACCAAGAACAGTTTACCGCACATAGCGAACACGAAGTCAACATCTTTACGGACGGCAGCAAGATTGAGGGCAAGGTGGGGGCGGCCCTGTCCGTATGGACTGGCGCCGCCGAAGCTAGAACCCTCAAGCTTGCTTTGCCGTCCTATTGCACGGTGTACCAGGCGGAACTCTTGGCGATATGCCGGGCGGCGCGGATGGCCGCAGATAACTTGGCCGGATCAGTCGGGATATACTCTGACTCCCTGTCGGCACTGCTCACACTCAAGAATCTAAAAGCCCTCCATCCCCTGGCCGTAGAGGCGAGGGAACACCTGCGAAGGGCTCTGCTCCGGGACAAACATATAGAATTGTTCTGGATCAAAGCCCACGCAGGGCTAGAGGGGAACGAGCGTGCCGACCATctggccaaggaggctgcgctgaaGTCCAAACGCACGTTTGACTACGACAGCTGCCCGGTTTCGTTCATCAAGCGGAGCATTCGCATGCAATCACTTGATGAATGGAACCAGCGGTATCGGGCCGGCGAAACGGCTGGCGTCACCAGGGTCTTCTTCCCTGACGCGACGGCCGCACACAGGATCATAGCTAAAATAAAGGTGGACAGGTTTGTCACTCAGGTGTTGACGGGGCATGGCGGATTCTCCGAGTACTTGTACCGCTTCAAGTGCAAGGAGAGTccgtcgtgcgtctgcgaccctgaGTGTTCGGAATCTGTCCTCCACGTCCTCCTGGACTGCCCAACCATAGAATACGAGAGACTGCGTCTTGAAAGTCGGTTGGGAGCAAAATTGACTAAAAATACCTTGCCAAAACTGCTAGAAAACACAAATACTAGAGAGCTGTTCCTGCAGTTTT acaaCATAATAGCGAAGGATACATTATATAAGGAATAG